The Cryomorphaceae bacterium 1068 genome window below encodes:
- a CDS encoding response regulator transcription factor, which translates to MSESNSLKIRVAVFDDNDDRRMSLKYLIGMLPDMEFVGDFSDATRSVEKVNKSKPDVILMDIEMPGVTGIEAVSEIKKAFPEVSILMQTIFDDESMIFDALKAGASGYLLKKGTPEKVIEGVREAYQGGAPMSPAIATKVLAFFRNMPNSENDDEKEEDKPDYGLTVRQKEILTELVNGSSYKMIAATMNISYNTVNTHIRHVYEKLHVHSLGEAVAKALKERII; encoded by the coding sequence ATGTCAGAGTCTAATTCCCTTAAAATCCGAGTCGCGGTTTTCGATGACAACGACGACCGTCGAATGAGTTTGAAATACCTAATCGGTATGTTGCCCGACATGGAGTTTGTCGGTGATTTTTCCGATGCTACTCGTTCGGTAGAAAAAGTAAATAAATCCAAACCTGATGTCATTTTAATGGATATCGAGATGCCGGGAGTCACAGGTATAGAGGCTGTATCAGAAATCAAAAAGGCATTTCCTGAAGTCTCCATTTTGATGCAAACCATTTTTGACGATGAGTCCATGATTTTCGATGCGCTGAAGGCAGGGGCTTCCGGCTATTTGTTAAAGAAGGGGACACCTGAAAAAGTTATCGAAGGAGTAAGGGAAGCTTATCAAGGTGGTGCGCCAATGAGCCCGGCTATTGCAACTAAGGTCTTAGCTTTTTTTCGAAATATGCCGAACTCCGAGAATGATGACGAGAAGGAAGAGGATAAACCGGATTATGGCCTTACGGTAAGGCAAAAGGAAATCTTGACGGAACTGGTGAACGGTAGCAGTTACAAGATGATTGCGGCTACTATGAATATCTCTTACAATACGGTGAATACCCATATTCGACACGTGTATGAGAAGCTGCACGTTCACTCTCTGGGTGAAGCTGTGGCGAAAGCTCTGAAGGAGCGAATAATATAA